DNA sequence from the Methanomicrobiales archaeon genome:
AACTCGGCATCTTCCCCGCCGGCATCTACCACGAGGTGGTGCTCGCCACGGGCTCCGGCCTGACCAGCGTGGACGGCTACCAGGTCAGCCTGGCCAAAAAAGCGATGCGACTCTCCATCGCGATGGCCTACCAGAGCCAGATCGTCCTGGAGCACCTGCAGGACGCCCTCTTCGGCGTGCCCCGCCCCATCCGGTGCGGGCGGACCTCGGGGTGCTGGATCCCGATTACGTGAACGTGCTCCCGAACGGGCACGAACCGTTCCTGGGATTCGCTCTCGTGGACCCAGCCCGGAGGCCGGAGTGGCAGGAGAAGGCGAAGGCTGCGGGAGCAAAGGGTCTCCGCATCATCGCGAACATCGAGACCGGCCAGGAGATGATCCAGCGCTGGCCCATGGACTACGTCTTCTACGGCTACCCGGGGAACTGGATCACACAGGAGGCGGTCCTCGCGACGGGATGTGTCGATGTATTCGCGGCGGACATGAACTGCTCGCTCCCCCTGGATCCCCGCTACGCGGAGAAGTACCGGTTCCGGCTCGTCCCGGTCAGCGAACCGGTCGCGTTCGAAGGGATCGCGGGGCGGATCGACTACGATCCGGCGAAAGCCGCGGATCAGGCGGCCCGGCTCCTGCACCAGCCTGCGGGACCACGGCCAGGACGTGCACAGCGTTGCCGTGGCGGAGGGGCTGATCCAGCGCGACATCCTGGTGCTCTCGATGGGCTGCGGGAATGCCGCGATGCAGGTTGGCGGGCTCTGCGCTCCCGAAGCAAGAGAGCGGGCGGGGGCGGGCCTCGGGGCGTTCTGCACGGCTCACGGGATCCCACCGGTGCTCACGGCACCTGCACGGATACCGGGCGGTGCGCGGCCCTGCTGTATGCCATCAGCGAAGCGCTCGGCGGCGTGCCGGTCCCCGACCTGCCCGTCGTCGCTGCCGCTCCGGAGTACATGGAGCAGAAGGCGACGATCGATGCGATCTTCGCGCTCGCGCTCCTCCCCACCCACGCGAACCCGGTGCCGACCGCGAGCGGAGCGCCCGGCGTGATACACCTCCTGACAGAGGGCCTGAAGGGGATGACCGGCGGCGCCCTGCTCGTGGAAGGGGATGCGGCCGCGGCCGCCGATGCCATGCTGGCGCATATCGAGGCGAAGCGAAAGAACCTTGGGATCTAGGTTGAAAGCATAGGATACAGAGGAAGGGTATGGCAGAGAAGAGTCGCGACGAGATCCGCGGGAAACCGCTGGCGTTGAAAGACCTGGTCGCCTACCAGGACGGAACGGTCGCCAGCCGCATGATCGTGAACAAACCCGCGGGCAGCATCACCATCTTCGCCTTCGACGAGGGGGAGGGGCTCTCCGAGCATACGGCGCCCTACGATGCCGTGGTCACGATCCTGGACGGGGAGGCCGAGGTCTGGGTGGCCGGCACCACCTACGCGATGCGGGAGGGAGAGACGATCATCTTCCCCGCCAACGCCCCCCACGCCCTCTCGGCGACGACGAGGTTCAAGATGTCCCTGACCATGATCCGGGAGTGATCCATGACGGAGGAGAAGGAGGGGAGGTACTGCTCCATCTGCGGCGGCATCCCGCCGCACGAGATCAAGATCCGCAAGATCCTGGTCGAGGGAAAGGAGGTGGGCATCGACAGACTCGACTGGATCCTGGAGGATGTCCGCCGCCTCCACCTGAAGGACGAGGCCGAGATCGGGGAGGAGATCCTGAAACGGGTCCGCCAGTTCAACTACGTCCCCACGAAGAAGACCTCCGCGTATGCCGATGCGCTCCTCCGGGAGTACCGGGGGGACGGACAGGGATAGGCTCTTGACCGCAGACGTGCAACTCCTGGATCATGCCCGGCATATTCTCCGGTTGCCCCGGTGCGGCAAACCTCCGCACGCCGACTCTCTCGATCAAGAAGTGCCCCCGGTGCGGGGAAGAGGTGGAGCTCTTCAGCAACGACCGCGAGGTGGCGTGCAGCCGCTGCGGGTTCGTCGTCTACAACGACATCCTGTCCTGTGCGCAGTGGTGCCGCTACGCGCGGGAGTGCCTGGGGGAGGAGGTCTACGGGAAACTGGCCGGGTCTCCCGAGCGAGGGAAGGAATCGCAGCGGTAACGCACGCGTTCGGCTGTGCAGAATTCTTCTGAACGCGGTAAACCGTCTTTTTTTATCCCCGTATTCTGGTTATTCGCGGCCATCGTGCCATCTCTTAGCCACCGCGACGGGTCTCGCGCCAAGGGTGTCCGGCGGCCCCGGTTCACGCCATGTCCACAACGGATAAGACCCCGTCTTCCCGGAGGGGCAATTTCACTCCTGTACGAGCATCTTCGATGAGGCGAATAAAGGGTCTGAACGGGGAGATCGGGCCGACCACAGCGGGAGTCCGTGCTCCTCGGGGAGACGGGGGGATCCGCGGCGGCGTCCTCGACGTCGGGCGAGGGACAGGGGGAGAATGCCCTCCCTCTCGCTGAGCGCGGTCACAAGGTCTGGGGAGCGGATTCTGTGCCGGGGGCGATCTTCCTGTCGCGTTCCTGATGCAGGATGCCCTCGATATGGAGAATTTCAGCCGGGCCATCGATACTATTCATCTGCGCCGGTCTGTTCCCCGCCCTCTCCGACCCCCGATCGCCTGCGCTTCGCCCGGAGTCTCGCCGCTGTCATGCGGCCGGGAGCGACTAACCTCATGCTCGCCTACAGCGAGCTCGAACCCGGCGAAAACGGCCCCCCGGGTCACGCAGCAGGAGATCCGGGCGACTTTCAAAGACGGATGGCGGATTGCCCGGATCCGAGCCGCGGTCTTCGGGGATCGGTGGCATCCGGGCGGGTACCGAGATTGGCTGTCGTCTATCACCCGTGTTTGACCTTCCCGATCGAGAATGCCCGTAATCCCTGACATCGCCTCCAGGAGATCCATGATACTTCGGTAATCCCTGCCCGGGATCTCTTTGAACAGGATCGGGGGGCGGATGCTGGTGCTGGGTATAGGCTTTTCGAGAATATTTGCGCCCCCTTTCGAGGATCCGGTGCCCGGGCCGGGCGGCAGATCGCGCGTCGTTCGCGGGCGTCCGAAAAACTCATAGCTCATGGGCCCTGAAGAAATCCCAAAACCTTCATTTTGCCTAGATTCGACCGAAATATCTGGGTTGCGCCGGCCCCGGATCATTCCATGCCCATAACAAGCAAGGAACCGCCACTTCAGTCGTCGAACAGGCATATCGGAGTACCGGAGATTCTTCTGTCAGGGGAACGGAACTCGCGGATCCCCCCTCGATTCGCGGGGAACGCCTCGCCGCCACCGTGCGGAAGCTCCGGCGCAGGGATGGCGGTGCCGCCGACGCCGTCCCGGCGGCGCTCGCGGGATTGCCCCCCCTTTCTCGCTGCGGACGAGATCGAAGCATTCCGCAACCGCTGCCCGACCCTGA
Encoded proteins:
- a CDS encoding cupin domain-containing protein, encoding MAEKSRDEIRGKPLALKDLVAYQDGTVASRMIVNKPAGSITIFAFDEGEGLSEHTAPYDAVVTILDGEAEVWVAGTTYAMREGETIIFPANAPHALSATTRFKMSLTMIRE
- a CDS encoding NAC family transcription factor, coding for MTEEKEGRYCSICGGIPPHEIKIRKILVEGKEVGIDRLDWILEDVRRLHLKDEAEIGEEILKRVRQFNYVPTKKTSAYADALLREYRGDGQG